GTGGTCAAGTTgacggtacggagtacaatacggagtacaccttTGTGTTTCGcggccaaaaaaagagagagagagagagagacgtTGCCCCTGTCTTGCGGGGGTTGGTTGATACCCCTGACCAGACTTCACGATATTGGTATTTCGAGTACAGTGGTTGTCGATGCGAATGACCAAGGTCCTCGAGCATGCGAGACATTCAAATGTTACCGGCGCTCCGGGGCTCGTTAATAACTTGCGGAGCATGGAAACGAACAAAAGGATAACACGTAGCCATGTCCACCAGCGCAGTGAATCGCTGCTCTCGCAATTTTCGATTCAACCGCCCAAGTGAGGTGACGGAGCTCATGCTGCCACCCCTTGTCCGTCAGCCTCCATTTGCCTCAATCAATCCATCTCTCTCCAGTCTGCAGCTCTGCCTCGCCTCCATCCTCCGTCCAGTTGCCAGGTCACAGGTTGGTTGCGGCCCAGTCAAACCCGTCAAACGTGGCCCATCACTTCTGAGCATTTGATAAATCGCGGGCTGGGATTTTCTCGTCCCTCTTCCTTTTGCCGTCTCTTTTGCTCCTTTGCGCCGCCTACGTTGCTCTTGCTAACCTTGCGCACTGCGACGTCAGTTCTGGTcagggctttttttttttccttttctctgCCAAGTTTTCtttctgcttcttttgcTCTCTTTGCATCCTTGGACCTCCCGTTCTCCGTCGACAAGAAACATCCTGCCCCAACCACGACCTCCGTTTTTGCACCGAACCATCTTCGATCGGCCATTTCCCAGAAACAATCAATCAATAGCTTGCTGGATCTCCTCGGGACGGGCCTACCGCCTCCTGAAGCACCGCGCCACTGTGCTGACTGTGCCTCGTCCTGCTGGGCTGCCCACGTTACGTACCTTTTGGACTTGGGCCCCCTTAGGCTCTTGGTGCTCGGTTACAGTGCCACCCACCCCCATCCGAGTCCTTTATCCGGTATATCCTTGTGTCGAGGCTCGGGACCGCCCTGCTCCATCAGGTTTGGCCGTCCCGCTCTAATACCGCAGAGCCCGTTTTGGAGCTGGCTAGAAGATGAAGTTCTTTGGCGGGAGCAAAAAGCAATCGTccacctcgacctcgtcgtcaaggaaGCATACGCCTAGTTCTAGCGTTGACGACCGCGACTTCTtgcagcaccagacgcaCCCACACTCGGAGCCTGCGTCGCCCACAAAGGGCTCGTCCAACAATAAGTCCCCCTCCAAAAGAAGCTCACGGCCAGTCTCGTACCGGGAACCCAAGGACCCTGCTCCTGAaaagtcgtcgtcctcctcctcctctacACCCCGCCACGCGAGACTTTCTCGACACTCTACTGAGCCGTCGTCTACTTCGTCCTCGCGGCGCAGTAAATTTGACCCCGACACGCATCCTCTCAACTTGCCACCCGAGGAGCGGCGTCGCCTGTCCAAGTTGTCCAATTCCACCATGAGCGATCACATGGACATTGACCGGGAGCCGGTCAACGGCGCCTCGTCGCCTGCCTCGCAGCCGCAGAGTAACCCTTCGGCCCAGGCGAACTTCTCGGTTCCTATCCCAAATGGAACCCATCACAATGAtgctcctgcgccgccaCCACACAGATCTAACCCTTCCAGTCCGGTACCGACGGCTCTAGACGACGCCGAAGCCTACAAGGCTGCGGGCAACAGGTTTTTCAAGGACAAGAATTACACAAAGGCTATTGAACAATACTCCAAAGGTATGACCATGCGTGACGGCGAGATGTCTGCGCCATGCTCATCTATCCTCCCTTGtacaattttttttttttttttgctgaCTTGTTTTCTATTCACTAGCCGTCGATCTGTTCCCTGACTCACCCACTTATCTGAGCAATCGTGCCGCCGCTCGCATGTCCAATGGCCAGTATGCGGCTGCCCTCGAAGACTGTAGTCGCGCTGCCGACCTCGACCCCCAAAACTCCAAGATTCTGCTACGGCTTGCTCGTATCTACACTTTTCTGGGTCGCCCCGAGGAGGCCATGACAACCTTTGGTCGCATCACGCCCGCGCCATccgccaaggacatggcTCCGACCAAAGAGATGATGTACCACGTTGACACAGCCAAGCACATTCTAAAGCAAGGTACTGGTGTTACAATGGCTCTCCATGCTATAGACCAGGCGGAGCGCGGGCTGGGACCTGGTGTCCTGAAGCCTCGCAAGTGGCAGCTCCTTCGCGGCGATGCCCATTTGCTTGTTGGCCGCGAGAATAATTTGGGTGAAGCACAAGGCATCGCGATGGCTCTGTTACGAAACAATGCTCAAGACCCTGAGGCTCTAGTACTCCGCGGCCGAGTTTTCTATGGCCAGGGCGacaacaccaaggccattcaGTCATTCCGGATGGCCCTCACCTGCGACCCAGATTATCGTGATGCCGTCAAGTGGCTCAAAACAGTGCAGAGGCTAGACCGTATGAAGGAGGAAGGTAATGTCGAGTTCAAGGCTGGTCGATTCCAAGCCGCCATCGAAAAGTACAGCGAAGCTCTTCAGGTTGATCCCAACAACCACAGCATTAATGCCAAGCTTCTCCAGAACCGCGCTCAGTGCAAGATTAAGCTCAAGCAATACAACGAGGCAATCGCCGATGCTGAAAAGGCCGTCAGCCTTGACCCGAGTTACCTCAAAGCcaaaaagaccaaggccaacgcACTTGGTCAGGCTGGAAACTGGGAGGAGTCTGTTCGGGAGTGGAAGGCGATTCAGGAGGCTGACCCTGAAGACCGCACTATTCCCAAAGAGATTCGCAGAGCCGAACttgagctgaagaagagccTACGGAAGGACTACTACAAGATTTTGGGTGTAGAAAAGGACTGCGGGCCGGATGATGTCAAAAAGGCCTACCGTAAGATGGCCATCAAGCTCCACCCTGACAAGAACCTGGACGATCCAgatgccgaggccaagttcaaggacCTGTCAGAAGCCTATGAAACCTTGAGTGATCCTCAGTAAGTTCAACCTAAAGATGTGTCATCCAAGATCAAGCATATACTAACCCTCGCATAGGAAAAAAGCTGCCTATGACAATGGCGACGATCTCATGGACCCTGCAGACATGttcggtggcggcggcatgggtGGAATTGACCCCGAGATTCTGTTTAGTATGATGGGCAACCAGGGAGGTTTTGGTGGAGGCGGCTTCCGATCCGCCGGAGGGTTCCCTGGAGCTGCAGGAGGCTTCCCAGGTGGTGCTCAGTTCAACTTTGCCAACGCCGGCGGTGGCCGATCCCGGGGCGGTCAGTTTCCCTTCCAGTGACCACCAGCTCAAGACGCGCCAGAgagtgaggaggaggaggaagagcagGAGGCAGTTCAGTGGGACACAGACGCCAGCGATTCTCGGGACGCGAATGTCCCTGAGGATCATGCCACAGCCAAAGAAGAGCTTATGCATGAGTATCAGCAACGCCGCGACGCCCGCAACAATCTAGTTGATACACTACGTCAGTATGGCATGCTGGTTCTGGCGGCCGTGGTTTTGTTGCCGCCACaccttgccgttgccgctgtTTTCTGCATGTTACTGGTGTATATGTTGATGAGATATGTTCGGCCAAGTAGCCGCACGGCGACGAAACCAACTGGATAGACCAtgttttttttgggggggaaGGCCAATACGCAGGGACGCTCGTCGCATGTGAACATCTACAAGGCGTTATAGACCATTGTCAAAGTgattttattaattatttgCTCCCTGTTGTTCAATTCTTTTTTGTTTATCTGGAAACACAACAAGACAACAGCAGTCTCAGCTGCGGTTGAGGAAGCACATGACTCACGGGTTTCACAAGGACGGGTTATTTCCAACGGTGGATAGAAACGCGCTTAAACAATGACGTGTGTATATTACACCAGTTTATGTCATGCTAAAAGACAGTCCAAGTCAAATTCATTCATCGCGGGGTATCATAGTGTCTGTCTACTCTTGCTCCTTTTGCCGTCTGCGTCACAACCGCCCATTCATCCTGTTCGCTCGTAGCCCGCCCTCATCTCGTGCCGTTCCCCGGCGCGCCTGTAGACGAAGacgccgcggcggcagcagcaccagcaccattCACCTCGGGCAGCGGCCGGCCGCCTGTCTCGCGCACAACCCGCTCCACGTCGGGCCTGAGCTCGGGCagcgccgtcgc
The DNA window shown above is from Metarhizium brunneum chromosome 1, complete sequence and carries:
- the DNJC7 gene encoding DnaJ subfamily C member 7, with the translated sequence MKFFGGSKKQSSTSTSSSRKHTPSSSVDDRDFLQHQTHPHSEPASPTKGSSNNKSPSKRSSRPVSYREPKDPAPEKSSSSSSSTPRHARLSRHSTEPSSTSSSRRSKFDPDTHPLNLPPEERRRLSKLSNSTMSDHMDIDREPVNGASSPASQPQSNPSAQANFSVPIPNGTHHNDAPAPPPHRSNPSSPVPTALDDAEAYKAAGNRFFKDKNYTKAIEQYSKAVDLFPDSPTYLSNRAAARMSNGQYAAALEDCSRAADLDPQNSKILLRLARIYTFLGRPEEAMTTFGRITPAPSAKDMAPTKEMMYHVDTAKHILKQGTGVTMALHAIDQAERGLGPGVLKPRKWQLLRGDAHLLVGRENNLGEAQGIAMALLRNNAQDPEALVLRGRVFYGQGDNTKAIQSFRMALTCDPDYRDAVKWLKTVQRLDRMKEEGNVEFKAGRFQAAIEKYSEALQVDPNNHSINAKLLQNRAQCKIKLKQYNEAIADAEKAVSLDPSYLKAKKTKANALGQAGNWEESVREWKAIQEADPEDRTIPKEIRRAELELKKSLRKDYYKILGVEKDCGPDDVKKAYRKMAIKLHPDKNLDDPDAEAKFKDLSEAYETLSDPQKKAAYDNGDDLMDPADMFGGGGMGGIDPEILFSMMGNQGGFGGGGFRSAGGFPGAAGGFPGGAQFNFANAGGGRSRGESEEEEEEQEAVQWDTDASDSRDANVPEDHATAKEELMHEYQQRRDARNNLVDTLRQYGMLVLAAVVLLPPHLAVAAVFCMLLVYMLMRYVRPSSRTATKPTG